One region of Sulfuriroseicoccus oceanibius genomic DNA includes:
- the bamA gene encoding outer membrane protein assembly factor BamA, whose translation MNPLFPSRRRTLVTTRRVVASMLLVTAAAVTSPVIVSTGFAQEQIEEQKVTAVDIRFQGPETVAKERLRGMIGVAPGQTFAIDRTEEDIRTMIESGEVENVRVLTDDFQGGLRVIYVVETRSGLESVDFVGNTVLDNEKLRKQVEINAGEKLRDAELVEAKEKIVDLYIKRGYSDVSVTYRVEPSGRDGFDSVTFFIEEGGKGFVRKIQFEGNTAFKRHELRDVIETTEKGWLSFVSGSGKIDKFQLQEDIRLIEGAYQDAGYLRARVVDVERVPVDDEKVDLIFKIEEGDVYTVSDIKVEGLRIFQPGEITPDFLQTTGVPYSAKNVAADQKLIGDYYGSRGYADANVEVIVREVAPQEVSILYSVTEGEISYVGRVDISGNVKTKDKVIRRELTLLPGDELNTVELAVSRARLMNTGYFSNVTVQPTVSSEEGFRDISVNVDEQNTGSVSVGVGISSIDAIVGGITLSQTNFDLLGWPNFTGGGQRFLMDARIGTERFDMSLALEEPYFLDRRLALGGEAYFRDLLYLSDDYDQREFGGNLYLRKPITEFSSLKLEYTLQQVEIRDIDNNASDIIRAEEGEFLQSRLGLGYILDTRDSIQLTRRGHKISAQVYGSGNFLGGDVDDWGFQLDGLKFVHLPYDIIFSLQGQLAVVDGDDVPIFDRLFLGGARNLRGFDYRDVGPKDENGEPIGGQTSLFGSAEVTFPLIESVRGAVFYDIGVVSEDSFDFGGDLNSNVGVGLRLNLPIGPLALDFGIPIQSDEFNDSNGKFQFNMGYKF comes from the coding sequence ATGAATCCATTGTTCCCCTCGCGCCGACGAACGTTGGTAACGACTCGTCGGGTAGTCGCGAGCATGTTGTTGGTAACCGCGGCGGCGGTGACATCGCCGGTCATTGTTTCCACTGGATTTGCCCAGGAGCAGATCGAGGAGCAAAAGGTGACTGCGGTTGATATCCGCTTCCAAGGTCCTGAAACGGTTGCCAAAGAGCGCCTGCGCGGAATGATCGGCGTGGCTCCTGGCCAGACCTTCGCAATCGACCGAACCGAAGAGGACATCCGCACCATGATTGAAAGTGGTGAGGTGGAGAACGTGCGCGTTCTGACCGATGACTTCCAAGGCGGTCTGCGCGTGATCTACGTGGTGGAAACCCGCAGCGGTCTGGAGTCGGTGGACTTCGTGGGTAACACGGTTTTGGATAACGAAAAGCTGCGCAAGCAGGTGGAGATCAATGCCGGCGAGAAGCTTCGCGATGCGGAGTTGGTCGAGGCCAAAGAGAAGATCGTCGATCTGTATATCAAGCGCGGTTACTCCGATGTGAGTGTGACCTATCGAGTGGAGCCATCCGGCCGCGATGGGTTTGATTCCGTGACCTTCTTCATCGAAGAGGGCGGCAAGGGCTTTGTGCGCAAGATTCAGTTTGAAGGGAACACCGCCTTCAAACGCCATGAGCTGCGCGACGTGATCGAAACCACCGAGAAGGGGTGGCTTTCATTTGTTTCCGGATCGGGCAAGATTGATAAGTTCCAGCTGCAGGAAGACATCCGCTTGATCGAGGGCGCCTATCAGGATGCCGGTTATCTCCGTGCACGCGTGGTCGATGTAGAGCGCGTGCCGGTCGACGACGAGAAGGTGGATCTCATCTTTAAAATCGAAGAGGGCGACGTCTACACGGTGAGCGACATCAAGGTGGAAGGTTTGCGGATCTTCCAGCCGGGAGAAATTACACCAGACTTCCTTCAGACCACAGGCGTTCCTTACTCCGCCAAGAATGTGGCGGCGGACCAGAAGCTGATCGGCGATTACTACGGCTCCCGCGGTTACGCCGATGCGAATGTTGAGGTGATCGTGCGCGAAGTGGCTCCACAGGAAGTGTCGATTCTCTACTCGGTGACCGAGGGTGAGATCTCCTATGTCGGCCGCGTGGATATCAGCGGCAACGTGAAGACCAAGGACAAAGTGATCCGCCGCGAGCTGACACTTCTTCCTGGTGATGAACTCAACACAGTCGAGCTCGCTGTGAGCCGCGCGCGTTTGATGAACACCGGCTACTTCTCGAATGTTACGGTGCAGCCTACCGTTTCCAGCGAGGAAGGGTTCCGCGACATCAGCGTCAACGTCGACGAGCAGAACACCGGATCGGTGAGTGTGGGTGTGGGCATCAGCTCCATCGACGCAATTGTCGGTGGCATCACCTTGTCACAGACCAACTTCGACCTGCTCGGCTGGCCAAACTTCACCGGTGGTGGCCAGCGCTTCCTGATGGACGCCCGCATCGGTACCGAGCGCTTTGACATGAGCCTCGCGTTGGAAGAACCCTACTTCCTCGATCGCCGCCTGGCGCTCGGTGGCGAGGCGTACTTCCGCGACTTGCTCTACCTCTCGGACGACTACGACCAGCGTGAGTTCGGCGGCAACCTCTACCTGCGCAAGCCAATCACCGAGTTCTCGTCGCTCAAGCTCGAGTACACACTCCAGCAGGTGGAGATCCGCGACATTGATAACAATGCCTCGGACATCATCCGCGCTGAAGAAGGTGAGTTCCTCCAGAGCCGTCTCGGTCTCGGCTACATCCTCGACACCCGCGACAGCATCCAGCTTACCCGCCGTGGTCACAAGATCTCGGCCCAGGTTTACGGATCGGGGAACTTCCTCGGCGGCGACGTCGATGACTGGGGCTTCCAGCTCGACGGCCTGAAGTTCGTACACTTGCCATACGACATCATCTTCAGCCTCCAGGGGCAGTTGGCGGTGGTCGACGGTGATGACGTGCCGATCTTCGATCGTTTGTTCCTTGGTGGTGCCCGCAACCTGCGTGGTTTCGACTACCGCGATGTGGGGCCGAAGGATGAGAACGGCGAGCCAATCGGCGGCCAGACCTCGCTCTTTGGTAGCGCTGAAGTGACCTTCCCTCTGATCGAGAGTGTGCGTGGTGCGGTCTTCTACGACATCGGTGTGGTGAGTGAAGACTCGTTCGACTTCGGCGGTGATCTGAACTCCAACGTGGGTGTGGGTCTGCGCCTGAACCTGCCAATCGGTCCGCTTGCTCTCGACTTCGGTATTCCAATCCAGTCCGACGAGTTCAACGACTCGAACGGAAAGTTCCAGTTCAATATGGGCTACAAATTCTAA
- a CDS encoding SHD1 domain-containing protein, with translation MPIRTFPLLFCLSTFAWSAEMRTWTSQDNRTVDAEFVKVESGRVWLKLAGGKEVATPFENLSAADQTLVRELYKKAQEKELADQKAAELAAEKKRAAMRERWKPGEVVSCTTKGDHRVTYHVYVPTSFDFDQPPPMIYGFSPSGNGRGILGQLRESAEKAGWIVVGCDKLKNSMGNRELELLLEDEILADVAAEVPHDPERVYLSGASGGAMRCYDIAHRRIDVQFAGIIAFGGWLGGSDYQSRKYPKRMAVAIVNGDKDEGANAWVQSDIEALKRYRWEAKHISFPGGHVVAPPAVIDQAIEWIKQQPLPK, from the coding sequence ATGCCAATTCGTACCTTCCCCCTGCTATTCTGCCTGTCGACATTCGCTTGGTCGGCTGAGATGAGAACCTGGACGTCGCAGGACAATCGGACAGTGGATGCCGAGTTCGTAAAAGTTGAGAGCGGCCGGGTATGGCTCAAGCTGGCTGGCGGAAAGGAAGTCGCCACTCCCTTTGAAAATCTTTCCGCCGCTGACCAGACATTGGTTCGAGAGCTGTATAAGAAGGCACAGGAAAAAGAGCTGGCCGACCAGAAGGCCGCGGAGCTAGCTGCGGAAAAGAAACGCGCAGCGATGCGAGAGAGGTGGAAGCCGGGGGAAGTGGTCAGCTGCACAACCAAGGGTGACCACCGCGTGACCTATCACGTGTACGTTCCAACCTCCTTTGATTTTGATCAACCTCCTCCGATGATCTACGGGTTCTCACCAAGTGGAAATGGCAGAGGCATCCTCGGCCAGCTCCGCGAGTCAGCAGAAAAGGCAGGGTGGATCGTGGTGGGGTGCGACAAACTCAAGAACAGCATGGGGAATCGCGAGCTCGAGTTGCTGCTTGAAGACGAGATATTGGCTGATGTGGCTGCAGAGGTTCCTCATGATCCGGAGCGCGTCTATTTGAGCGGAGCTTCAGGAGGGGCCATGCGTTGCTACGACATCGCGCACCGTCGAATAGATGTCCAATTTGCCGGAATTATCGCATTCGGAGGATGGTTGGGAGGCTCTGATTACCAGAGCAGGAAGTATCCCAAACGTATGGCTGTCGCGATAGTCAATGGCGACAAAGACGAAGGGGCAAACGCATGGGTTCAGTCTGATATTGAAGCGCTGAAGCGGTATCGCTGGGAGGCAAAGCACATCTCGTTTCCTGGAGGACATGTAGTAGCACCTCCAGCGGTGATCGATCAGGCAATCGAATGGATCAAACAACAGCCACTCCCAAAGTAA
- a CDS encoding DUF1573 domain-containing protein gives MFFAREPDGGPVDVVEFRTGCGACLSVGPKRMVESGGKGHVDALFKVGSKSGAVEKSVTVVMADASGARSEQVLTLRAVVPELVVVSEKKLQWRVGEAGVTRSVEVTMDWERPIRVMAATSTRKNMEVSVVEVVAGQRYRIDVTPLELQGAQLGMIRIDTDCPIEKYRKHVIFAQVTR, from the coding sequence GTGTTTTTTGCACGAGAACCAGACGGGGGGCCGGTAGATGTGGTGGAGTTCCGCACCGGATGCGGGGCGTGTCTCAGTGTAGGGCCGAAGCGGATGGTGGAGTCTGGCGGCAAGGGGCATGTGGATGCACTGTTCAAGGTAGGGAGCAAGAGCGGAGCGGTTGAGAAATCGGTGACCGTGGTGATGGCGGATGCTTCTGGTGCTCGCTCCGAGCAGGTGTTGACCTTGCGTGCGGTGGTTCCCGAGTTGGTGGTGGTTTCGGAGAAGAAGCTGCAGTGGCGGGTCGGGGAGGCGGGCGTCACGCGGTCCGTGGAAGTGACGATGGATTGGGAGCGACCGATCCGTGTGATGGCTGCGACATCCACCAGGAAGAACATGGAGGTGAGCGTGGTGGAGGTCGTGGCGGGGCAGCGATACCGCATCGATGTGACTCCATTGGAGCTGCAGGGGGCTCAGCTAGGGATGATCCGGATCGATACGGATTGCCCGATTGAGAAGTACCGCAAGCATGTGATTTTTGCTCAGGTCACGCGATGA
- a CDS encoding exodeoxyribonuclease III codes for MKLYSWNVNGIRAALTKGLAETLKQSEADFFCVQETKARPEQVDHTFLEELGYQSAWNSAEKKGYSGTAIFFRQEPIATTLGIGIPEHDTEGRVVTLEYPDFFLVTVYTPNAQNELKRLAYRQQWDVDFREYVSGLNAKKPTIVTGDLNVSHQEIDLARPKANRFSAGFSDEERAGFSALLEAGFVDTFREFEKGPDHYSWWSFRGGARKRNVGWRLDYFCASTQLKDQLKAAAIHPDIMGSDHCPVSLELDL; via the coding sequence ATGAAACTTTACTCATGGAACGTGAATGGCATCCGGGCCGCCCTCACCAAAGGGCTCGCCGAAACCCTCAAACAATCTGAAGCGGACTTCTTCTGCGTTCAGGAAACCAAGGCCCGCCCGGAACAGGTCGACCACACCTTCCTCGAGGAACTCGGCTACCAATCGGCGTGGAACTCGGCGGAGAAAAAGGGCTACTCAGGCACCGCCATCTTCTTTCGCCAAGAACCCATCGCCACCACCCTCGGCATCGGCATCCCCGAACACGACACCGAAGGCCGTGTCGTGACACTCGAATACCCGGACTTCTTCCTCGTCACCGTCTACACACCAAACGCACAAAACGAACTCAAGCGCCTGGCCTACCGCCAGCAGTGGGATGTCGATTTCCGCGAGTACGTTAGTGGGCTCAACGCAAAGAAACCCACCATCGTCACCGGCGACCTGAATGTCTCGCACCAGGAAATCGATCTGGCCCGACCAAAAGCCAACCGCTTCAGCGCCGGCTTCTCCGACGAAGAACGCGCCGGATTCTCCGCGCTCTTGGAGGCTGGGTTCGTCGATACCTTCCGCGAGTTCGAAAAAGGCCCGGACCACTACAGCTGGTGGAGCTTCCGCGGCGGAGCCCGCAAACGCAACGTCGGCTGGCGCCTCGATTACTTCTGCGCCAGCACCCAGCTCAAGGATCAACTCAAAGCCGCCGCCATCCACCCGGATATCATGGGCTCGGACCACTGCCCGGTCTCACTCGAGCTCGACCTGTAA
- a CDS encoding OmpH family outer membrane protein yields MIRKFIVTLVLGAMALGTAAAQDLKLGVVDMRQVIENYYKTKQARIDLNERQTEIQRDLDLRRAKLRDLAKQLEELKKDFQSAEMKPEFRRIKQEEYEQKFQDARALEKDIEVVTNQKRRQLQAELERMFRGIRDEVQNIVQERAKADAYDLVFDKSGVGLGGTPLMLYSKDATDFTEAVLSELNKDAPAELLEEAKEAAAEAAE; encoded by the coding sequence ATGATTCGTAAATTCATCGTAACCCTCGTGCTCGGCGCCATGGCGCTCGGAACCGCTGCGGCCCAGGACCTCAAACTCGGCGTTGTCGACATGCGCCAGGTGATTGAGAATTACTACAAGACCAAGCAGGCACGTATCGACCTCAACGAGCGCCAGACCGAGATCCAGCGCGACCTCGACCTGCGCCGCGCCAAGCTTCGTGACCTCGCCAAGCAGCTCGAAGAACTCAAGAAGGACTTCCAGTCGGCCGAAATGAAGCCTGAGTTCCGCCGCATCAAGCAGGAGGAATACGAGCAGAAGTTCCAAGACGCACGTGCACTGGAGAAGGACATCGAAGTGGTGACCAACCAGAAACGTCGTCAGCTCCAAGCTGAGCTTGAGCGTATGTTCCGCGGCATCCGTGACGAAGTGCAGAACATCGTCCAGGAGCGCGCCAAGGCAGACGCTTATGACCTTGTGTTCGACAAGTCGGGTGTGGGTCTCGGTGGTACGCCGCTGATGCTTTACTCGAAGGACGCAACCGACTTCACCGAAGCGGTGCTCTCCGAGTTGAACAAAGACGCACCAGCCGAGTTGCTCGAAGAAGCCAAGGAAGCAGCTGCGGAAGCTGCCGAGTAA
- the ruvB gene encoding Holliday junction branch migration DNA helicase RuvB — protein MSDNYFQQTLSEPRNDFDSSLRPPDFDEFSGQDKIKERLMLMVEAAKMRDDVLHHVLLCGPPGLGKTTLANIIANAVGAKLHTSSGPQIEKAGDLAGLLTNLEEGDVLFIDEIHRLHPSIEEYLYPAMEDFKIDIIIDQGPNARSIELQLPRFTLVGATTRQGMLTAPLRSRFGLVNRLDYYTAEQLAGIVTRSAGILGVEIEPGGALEVGRRSRGTPRIANSLLRWARDFAQVRADGTITAKVADQALGMIDIDADGIDEMDKRILETVIHKFEGGPVGLRSVAVAVGEDASTLEEVNEPYLIMQGFLARTPRGRVALPAAYTKIGVEPPRRVLGDQPELL, from the coding sequence GTGTCCGACAACTATTTCCAACAAACGCTCTCCGAACCACGCAACGATTTCGACTCATCGCTGCGCCCACCGGATTTCGACGAGTTCTCCGGACAAGACAAAATCAAAGAGCGGCTGATGCTGATGGTGGAGGCCGCGAAGATGCGCGACGACGTACTCCACCACGTCCTGCTTTGCGGCCCTCCGGGATTGGGTAAAACCACGCTGGCCAACATCATCGCCAACGCAGTAGGCGCGAAGCTGCACACCTCCTCCGGCCCGCAGATTGAAAAGGCGGGCGATCTGGCGGGTCTGCTGACCAATCTGGAAGAAGGTGATGTGCTCTTCATCGACGAGATCCACCGCCTTCACCCGAGCATCGAAGAATACCTCTACCCAGCGATGGAGGACTTCAAGATCGACATCATCATCGACCAGGGGCCGAATGCCCGCTCGATCGAGCTTCAACTGCCGCGCTTTACGCTGGTCGGAGCCACCACCCGCCAAGGCATGCTGACCGCGCCGCTGCGCTCGCGCTTCGGGCTGGTCAACCGCCTCGACTACTACACCGCGGAGCAGCTCGCCGGCATCGTCACCCGCAGCGCCGGCATCCTCGGCGTCGAGATCGAGCCCGGCGGAGCGTTGGAGGTCGGGCGTCGTTCACGCGGCACCCCGCGGATCGCCAACTCGCTTCTGCGCTGGGCACGCGACTTCGCCCAGGTCCGTGCCGATGGCACCATCACCGCAAAAGTCGCCGACCAGGCTCTGGGCATGATCGACATCGACGCCGACGGCATCGATGAAATGGACAAGCGCATCCTCGAAACCGTGATCCACAAGTTTGAAGGCGGCCCCGTTGGCCTGCGCTCGGTCGCCGTAGCCGTAGGCGAAGACGCCTCAACGCTTGAAGAAGTCAACGAGCCGTACTTGATCATGCAAGGCTTCCTCGCCCGCACTCCGAGAGGCCGCGTGGCCCTGCCTGCAGCGTACACAAAAATCGGCGTGGAGCCCCCACGCCGCGTCCTCGGAGACCAACCGGAATTGCTCTAA
- a CDS encoding IS110 family transposase, translated as MNTQNKHYIGVDVSKDKLDFYHPKTKRSWTVPNTPSKVKSELLKLSKQQDEIHIICEPTGGYEKCLLAQALELNIPISLVNPKRARAFAEAMGISAKTDAMDATVLSRFGESITPASRVKPTALQEKMSAIARIKDRFTRQAAAQKTALQKVTDSFVKKELKTQIQSLERAIARCQKQLDTLIAKDAVLREKKRKIESIKGLGLAASTVFLSEMPELGAITDNQASALVGVAPFNKDTGTHSGKRHVRGGRHLLRRSLYMPALCATNHNPILKEFYGRLIAKGKPHHVAITAVIRKLVRLVNRLLSDPNFEPIKQN; from the coding sequence ATGAACACTCAGAACAAACACTATATCGGCGTCGATGTCAGCAAAGATAAACTCGACTTTTATCACCCCAAAACAAAGCGCTCCTGGACCGTTCCCAACACTCCATCAAAGGTAAAATCGGAGCTCCTCAAGCTATCCAAACAACAGGACGAAATCCACATCATCTGTGAGCCTACCGGTGGCTATGAAAAGTGCCTCCTCGCTCAAGCATTGGAGCTAAACATTCCCATCAGCCTGGTTAATCCAAAGCGAGCACGAGCATTTGCCGAGGCCATGGGAATCTCAGCGAAAACTGACGCGATGGATGCCACGGTCTTGTCTCGCTTCGGAGAGTCGATCACCCCGGCATCCCGCGTAAAACCTACAGCTCTGCAGGAGAAGATGTCAGCGATCGCCAGGATTAAGGATCGTTTCACCCGCCAAGCTGCAGCTCAGAAAACGGCCCTTCAAAAGGTCACCGACAGCTTTGTGAAGAAGGAGCTCAAGACCCAAATCCAAAGCCTTGAGCGAGCGATTGCTCGTTGCCAAAAGCAACTCGACACACTCATTGCGAAAGACGCCGTGCTGCGTGAGAAGAAGCGCAAAATCGAGTCGATCAAAGGACTTGGTCTGGCTGCATCCACGGTCTTCTTGTCTGAAATGCCAGAACTGGGCGCAATCACCGACAACCAGGCTTCGGCTTTAGTTGGAGTTGCGCCATTCAACAAAGACACCGGCACTCATAGCGGCAAGAGGCACGTCCGCGGAGGAAGGCATTTACTCCGGCGCAGCCTCTACATGCCTGCTCTATGCGCCACGAACCACAACCCGATTTTGAAGGAATTTTATGGCCGTCTGATCGCCAAAGGAAAACCTCATCATGTCGCCATCACCGCCGTGATCCGAAAGCTTGTCAGACTCGTAAACCGCCTTCTTTCCGACCCCAATTTCGAGCCGATAAAACAAAATTAG
- the secG gene encoding preprotein translocase subunit SecG, whose product MSIVITILAVFQVVGSLLMLLIILMQRPKQEGLGASFGANMTQDLFGAQTTNVLQKATTWLAVFFFVNTVVLAVLITRQDNAAKDASAIVAGATPAVEEVAADAAVAPAADDNAEAPAAQ is encoded by the coding sequence ATGAGCATCGTCATCACCATTCTTGCAGTTTTCCAAGTCGTCGGCTCCTTGCTGATGTTGCTGATTATCCTTATGCAGCGTCCGAAGCAGGAGGGGCTTGGGGCCTCGTTCGGCGCGAACATGACCCAGGACCTTTTCGGCGCCCAGACCACCAACGTGTTGCAGAAAGCGACCACGTGGCTGGCTGTGTTCTTCTTCGTGAACACCGTGGTGCTTGCCGTGCTGATCACCCGTCAGGACAACGCAGCCAAAGACGCAAGCGCGATCGTTGCGGGAGCTACCCCGGCAGTGGAAGAAGTTGCTGCGGATGCTGCAGTGGCACCTGCTGCTGACGACAACGCTGAGGCGCCAGCCGCCCAGTAA
- a CDS encoding rhodanese-like domain-containing protein, which produces MKRLIVQLLALSVAVAVVAMLVRMVHPDAAELGEALTKADLGEGEILARDALAMDKLLWVDLRPHAEYERFHVDGAINVSVLEGDDLLDAFFEQQMEGVDLYAGGVVLYCASTECGESHRVRSELEELGTGMTVYV; this is translated from the coding sequence ATGAAGCGATTGATTGTTCAATTGCTGGCGCTGAGTGTGGCGGTGGCGGTCGTTGCGATGCTGGTGCGGATGGTGCATCCGGATGCGGCGGAGTTGGGGGAGGCGCTGACCAAGGCCGATCTGGGTGAGGGAGAGATTTTGGCCCGCGATGCCCTGGCAATGGATAAACTGCTGTGGGTGGATCTGCGTCCGCACGCGGAGTATGAGCGCTTTCATGTGGACGGGGCGATCAATGTGTCGGTGCTGGAAGGCGATGATTTGTTGGACGCGTTCTTTGAGCAGCAGATGGAAGGGGTGGATCTCTATGCGGGTGGAGTGGTTTTGTATTGTGCGTCGACGGAGTGTGGAGAGAGCCACAGGGTGCGCTCGGAGTTGGAGGAGCTGGGGACGGGAATGACGGTGTACGTGTGA